A genome region from Euryarchaeota archaeon includes the following:
- a CDS encoding roadblock/LC7 domain-containing protein: MPEAVAGEGRPLSPSEELEEELAKILADLQSAVPGILGTILNTDEGHVVAANLKGGAETGPAAIVGSLVAKASERCVALMDFGTPMNTVITTDSGSICVFAVDDVTTLTVLLQPHTNSILVLVEARKAVERIRKAITPGV; encoded by the coding sequence ATGCCAGAAGCCGTCGCAGGCGAGGGAAGACCGCTGTCTCCGAGCGAAGAGCTTGAGGAGGAGCTGGCGAAGATACTCGCGGACCTCCAATCGGCGGTCCCGGGGATACTAGGGACGATTCTCAACACGGACGAGGGCCACGTGGTCGCAGCGAACCTCAAGGGCGGGGCGGAGACGGGGCCGGCCGCCATCGTCGGTAGCCTTGTTGCAAAAGCCTCGGAGCGTTGCGTCGCGCTCATGGACTTCGGCACTCCGATGAACACGGTGATAACCACGGACAGCGGGTCCATCTGCGTTTTCGCGGTCGACGACGTGACGACGCTCACGGTCCTCCTGCAGCCTCACACGAACAGCATCCTCGTGCTCGTCGAGGCCCGGAAAGCGGTCGAGAGGATCAGGAAGGCGATCACTCCTGGCGTTTGA
- a CDS encoding electron transfer flavoprotein subunit alpha/FixB family protein, whose amino-acid sequence MTVILACGNSTRGGLEAIAAARALGGPAAQVIYADLGKAAGDVSGFISHGADAVVAVTDAGLDARSVEGFTEVLHRLIGERAPSYVVMAGNKFGRETGPRLAERLKAACINDVIRIHGDGPSFERLVLSGNSVETVAPSTPGLTIVTIHPHSFEPLPADASRKGEVAEVKVAVKPSRTRLVEVKKRSTAGVDISAAQTIVCGGRGFKKKEDFQMLYDLAKVIGAEVGGSRPIGADLKWIADDKWIGLSGKEVKPRLYIAAGISGQIQHLSGIRSAKTIVVINSNKDAPFFKECDYGLVADLYKALPLLTEFCKRELKR is encoded by the coding sequence GTGACGGTGATCCTTGCTTGCGGCAATTCAACGCGCGGCGGGCTCGAGGCCATAGCGGCGGCACGGGCTCTTGGGGGTCCCGCGGCTCAAGTGATCTATGCTGACCTCGGGAAGGCGGCGGGTGATGTTTCCGGATTCATTTCGCATGGCGCCGATGCGGTCGTCGCCGTCACGGACGCGGGGCTAGACGCACGTTCCGTGGAAGGTTTCACGGAGGTCCTTCACAGACTCATCGGCGAACGCGCGCCTTCCTACGTGGTCATGGCCGGGAACAAGTTCGGCAGGGAGACCGGGCCTCGTCTTGCCGAGCGCCTCAAGGCCGCTTGCATCAACGACGTCATCCGGATCCATGGGGACGGCCCGTCCTTCGAGCGGCTCGTCCTCTCCGGCAATTCGGTCGAGACCGTGGCGCCGTCAACGCCCGGGCTCACGATCGTCACCATCCACCCCCATTCTTTCGAACCGCTCCCCGCGGATGCCTCACGGAAGGGGGAGGTCGCAGAGGTCAAGGTAGCTGTCAAGCCAAGCCGGACAAGGCTCGTCGAAGTCAAGAAACGCTCCACTGCGGGTGTCGACATCTCCGCCGCGCAAACAATCGTCTGCGGCGGTCGCGGCTTCAAGAAGAAGGAAGACTTCCAGATGTTATACGACCTGGCCAAAGTCATCGGTGCGGAGGTCGGCGGGTCGCGCCCGATCGGGGCCGACCTGAAATGGATAGCCGACGACAAGTGGATCGGGCTCTCCGGAAAAGAGGTGAAGCCTCGACTCTACATCGCAGCAGGGATATCAGGCCAGATACAGCACCTCTCCGGGATACGTTCCGCGAAGACCATCGTCGTCATCAACAGCAACAAGGACGCGCCGTTTTTCAAGGAGTGCGACTACGGGCTCGTGGCCGACCTTTACAAGGCGCTGCCGTTACTCACCGAGTTTTGCAAGCGGGAACTCAAGCGTTAG
- a CDS encoding electron transfer flavoprotein subunit beta/FixA family protein: MVKIIVLVKQAIDVDVVKIDSKTGEPQLSGVPFKVSDMDKNAAEAAIRVKEKNLGSTITALTVGGAKAEEAIKEVLAMGCDDAIICRDPAFDGSDSASKALILEKAIRKAGAFDLIIGGEFAIDTLGGQVTPRLAERLDLPQLSYATALKVDGGKAVIEREGDEGVEVLEADLPAFASVTQEINQPRLPSLMAILQAGKKPMKVWNASELGVAAADVGKGMARVKQISNRAPKSERKAELIQGDNLEKQVEELGRRLVKEGALK; encoded by the coding sequence ATGGTCAAGATAATCGTCCTCGTGAAGCAGGCAATCGACGTCGATGTCGTGAAGATCGACTCGAAGACGGGCGAACCGCAACTTTCCGGCGTTCCTTTCAAGGTCTCGGACATGGACAAGAACGCGGCCGAAGCCGCGATACGCGTCAAGGAGAAGAACCTGGGCTCGACCATCACGGCGCTCACGGTCGGCGGGGCGAAGGCCGAGGAGGCGATCAAGGAAGTGCTCGCGATGGGCTGCGACGACGCCATCATCTGCCGTGATCCGGCGTTTGACGGGTCCGATAGCGCCTCGAAGGCGTTGATCCTCGAGAAGGCGATCCGCAAGGCCGGGGCGTTCGACCTCATAATCGGCGGCGAATTCGCGATCGACACTCTAGGGGGCCAGGTCACGCCGCGCCTCGCGGAACGATTGGACCTCCCACAACTCTCATACGCGACGGCGCTAAAGGTCGACGGCGGAAAGGCCGTGATCGAGCGCGAAGGCGACGAAGGGGTCGAAGTGCTTGAGGCGGACCTCCCGGCTTTTGCGAGTGTGACCCAGGAAATCAACCAACCGCGTCTCCCCTCGCTGATGGCGATCCTGCAAGCCGGCAAGAAACCGATGAAGGTCTGGAACGCAAGCGAGCTTGGTGTGGCGGCTGCCGACGTCGGGAAGGGGATGGCGCGCGTGAAGCAGATATCCAACAGGGCCCCGAAGAGCGAACGGAAGGCCGAACTCATCCAAGGGGACAACCTAGAAAAACAAGTAGAGGAGCTTGGCCGCCGTCTCGTGAAGGAAGGTGCGTTGAAGTGA